The segment CGGAGTAGTGTTGTGCTCATGGGGGGCGGTGCAATTTAGCGCATGCCCGCATCTGCAACCACGTACCTTTTAGGCGATTGATTGACAGAATGTGTCCTCTCGTGGGAGAAACCCCGATCAGAGGTAAAAATTGCGCCCGTGAGCGCGTTGTTGACGCAGACGCGTCACACTTCGCGCAATGCCGTGGCGATCTGGGTCCGCGCGGCGCGCACTGCGGGCAGAAATCCGCCAACCAAGCCGATGAAGGCAGACCACGTGATCGCACGCGAAAGCAGCTCGGGCGTGACTGCAAACGAGAAGGCGACCTGAGAGAAGTTTTGCCAGTTGATGGTGGAGCTTTGCTGGCCGTCGAAGGCGAGCCATGCCAGGCTCCCACCGACCACGCCTCCAAGCAACGCGAGGCACAGGGATTCCAAGAGCACGGAAAGAATGATCGGCACGCGGCCAAAGCCGAGCGCTCGCAGCGTCGCAATCTCACGGGTCCGCGAAGCCACGGCGCTGTACATCGTGTTGAGCGCGCCAAAAAACGCGCCAAGCGCCATCAAGCCGGCAATCATTACGCCAATGTTGGTGATGAAGGCGGTTACGGCTTCGGACTGCTCGGCGAAGAAATCCGACTGCCTCGTCACCTTGACATTGAGCTGGGGATTGAGGCTGAGCGCATCCTTGAACTCTTGGAACGAGCTCTCCGAGGTGAGCCGCGCGTTTACGGATTGATAGGTGTCGCCGCGCTTGTAGGCGGCTTGCAGCACGGGGGCATCCGCCCAGATCTCCGATTCGGCAAGCTGGCCGTCAGCCGTGAAGATGCCCACGACCGTCCACTCGTTCTGGCCAATTTTGAGTTTCGCATTGAGGTCGAGCCCCGCAAACTGTGACGTGGCAGCCGCTCCGACGATGACTTCGTTGCGACCAGGCTCAAAGGTCCGGCCTGCGACGAGCTTCACGTTGCCCCGCACCGAGAACGCCGTCTTTCCGACGCCGCGCAGGGGGATGTTCGCATCCGTGCCGGTGGAGCGCTTCGGCAGGTTGATGATCACGAACAGTTCGGCCGAAGCGAGCGGCCCGTCGGCGTCGCGCGCCAGGCCCGGCGCATCCGCGATGAAGCGTGTCTCCTCGCGCCCGAGCCCGCTGGTCAACTCGGAATCCGAGCCGGCGCGCAGGACGATCACTGTGTCCGGCGAGCCGGACGAGACCATTGCCTGCCTGAAACCGTTGGCGATTGAGAGAACACCCACCAGCACGAGCACGACACCCGCGATGCCAACGACCGATGCTGCGGCGGAACCCAGGCGCTCTGGGAGGGTGCGGATGTTGAACCAGGTGAGCGAGGCCACCTGTTGGATCCAGTTGATGAAGCTTGTCATGGGGTGCGAAGGTTAGACAGACCGCCTCAGGGCATCGGCGACACGCAGGCGCGTGGCCTGCCACGCAGGGAACGCACCGGCAACAAGTCCCAGGCCGACCACCATCAGGACGCCGATCAGCAGGTTGGCAGGAGGGAAGTAGAAAACGGGAAGCACGGCCGGAGCGGGACTGCCCCCCAGGGTCATCACCCAGCACAGGCCAAGGCCCGCGAGTCCGCCGAGGGCTGCAATCGTGCAGGATTCGGCGAGCACCAGCCCGAGAATCGTCCCATTGCGGAAGCCGATTGCCTTGAGCACGCCAATCTCGTTTGTGCGCTCGCGAATGGCCTGGGCCATCGTGTTGCCCGCCACCAACAAGATGGTAAAGAAGACGGCACTCTGGATGCCGAGCATGATGGCACCAATGTTGCCAACCTGCTGGGCGAAG is part of the Opitutaceae bacterium genome and harbors:
- a CDS encoding ABC transporter permease, whose amino-acid sequence is MTSFINWIQQVASLTWFNIRTLPERLGSAAASVVGIAGVVLVLVGVLSIANGFRQAMVSSGSPDTVIVLRAGSDSELTSGLGREETRFIADAPGLARDADGPLASAELFVIINLPKRSTGTDANIPLRGVGKTAFSVRGNVKLVAGRTFEPGRNEVIVGAAATSQFAGLDLNAKLKIGQNEWTVVGIFTADGQLAESEIWADAPVLQAAYKRGDTYQSVNARLTSESSFQEFKDALSLNPQLNVKVTRQSDFFAEQSEAVTAFITNIGVMIAGLMALGAFFGALNTMYSAVASRTREIATLRALGFGRVPIILSVLLESLCLALLGGVVGGSLAWLAFDGQQSSTINWQNFSQVAFSFAVTPELLSRAITWSAFIGLVGGFLPAVRAARTQIATALREV